One window from the genome of Leptospira broomii serovar Hurstbridge str. 5399 encodes:
- a CDS encoding FecR family protein, whose product MKLWNFRIHFFSIILFSFIILSSCSKIKSWIGGKHLKSGAVVVFHNGPVHAYRDTKQLPLQTGSVLQPQDEIITNSGSIDIQTGEGHIIRVRPFSKLRLDSFQIKESPGINLVLRAGGVLIRAGKLRNNENFRISAPTAIAAVRGTAFSFEIIEEELPKIKVYEGLVAMTLKLPMSKEITPEMIARKPLLQKFQQFLSENEVVISENEEATVKPKFEDLVHLVLTRIELNKGNNGILELDEQEYVKSYSKNSIEISPQEKAELDTLVSVDQEIIDQTLNSDTKKDSMSLKDSIRKDHEQKLNSAFSKIESEAASKNLESEMEIHNFYNVLETVHKTDKTQLNGAILTQIGDTLILHSPQGVFRLDRKDIDFVEYKNFQISTKKKVQNPK is encoded by the coding sequence ATGAAACTTTGGAATTTCCGCATTCATTTCTTCTCGATTATTTTGTTTTCGTTCATCATTCTATCATCTTGTTCTAAAATAAAGAGCTGGATCGGAGGGAAACACCTAAAGTCGGGCGCCGTAGTAGTATTCCATAATGGTCCTGTCCACGCCTATCGAGATACTAAACAATTGCCGTTGCAGACAGGCTCGGTTCTTCAACCCCAAGATGAAATCATAACAAATTCGGGATCGATCGATATTCAAACCGGAGAGGGCCATATCATTCGCGTAAGACCGTTCAGTAAACTAAGGCTGGACTCATTTCAAATTAAAGAGTCGCCGGGTATCAACTTAGTTCTTCGTGCCGGAGGGGTTTTGATCCGGGCAGGAAAATTAAGAAACAATGAAAACTTTAGAATTTCGGCGCCTACCGCCATCGCCGCAGTCCGTGGAACAGCATTTTCATTTGAAATCATAGAGGAGGAACTCCCGAAAATCAAAGTTTATGAAGGTCTAGTTGCAATGACTCTTAAACTTCCGATGAGCAAAGAGATTACTCCAGAAATGATCGCTCGAAAACCTTTGCTTCAAAAATTCCAACAGTTCTTATCCGAAAACGAAGTCGTGATTTCTGAAAACGAAGAAGCTACCGTAAAGCCGAAATTCGAAGATTTAGTCCATCTAGTATTAACGCGCATCGAATTGAACAAGGGCAATAACGGGATTCTTGAACTCGATGAACAAGAGTATGTGAAGTCTTATTCGAAAAATTCTATCGAAATTAGCCCGCAAGAAAAAGCAGAATTGGATACTTTGGTATCTGTCGACCAGGAAATCATCGATCAAACTCTTAATTCCGATACTAAAAAAGATTCGATGTCATTAAAGGATTCGATTCGCAAAGACCATGAACAAAAACTAAATTCGGCCTTTTCCAAAATCGAATCCGAAGCGGCTTCAAAAAATCTAGAATCAGAAATGGAAATTCATAATTTCTACAACGTTCTCGAGACGGTCCATAAAACGGATAAAACCCAATTGAACGGGGCAATTCTTACTCAAATCGGAGATACTCTAATCCTCCATTCACCGCAAGGGGTTTTTCGCTTGGATAGAAAAGATATAGATTTCGTGGAATATAAAAATTTTCAAATTAGCACTAAGAAGAAAGTTCAAAATCCCAAATAG
- the purT gene encoding formate-dependent phosphoribosylglycinamide formyltransferase, whose product MQKKILLLGSGELGKEFVISAQRLGQYVIAVDSYDGAPAMQVAHEREIVDMLGGSALDRIVEKHKPDIIVPEIEAIRTERLYEYESKGFHVVPSAKAANFTMNRKSIRDLAAKSLNLRTAKYSYATSLNELKQAVQNLGIPCVVKPLMSSSGKGQSVIHTVEEIENAWTASQTKGRAGASEIIVEEFIPFESEITLLTVTQKSGKTLFCPPIGHRQERGDYQESWQPAEISDSQLKVAQDMAAKVTKELGGFGIWGVEFFLTRGEVYFSELSPRPHDTGMVTLAGTQTFNEFELHLRAILGLPIPEIALVRKGASAVILSETDGSVPVVSGLDIAAEMPDSDFRIFGKPLTRKYRRMGVALAYSNKEESISSLRKRAVLIASKIRVE is encoded by the coding sequence ATGCAAAAGAAAATACTCCTTCTCGGTTCAGGCGAACTGGGAAAAGAATTTGTCATCTCAGCCCAACGACTCGGGCAATACGTAATCGCTGTGGATAGTTATGATGGAGCTCCAGCCATGCAAGTCGCCCATGAAAGGGAGATCGTCGATATGCTGGGTGGATCGGCGCTTGATCGCATCGTCGAAAAGCACAAACCCGATATCATCGTTCCGGAAATCGAGGCGATTCGGACGGAGCGCTTGTACGAATATGAATCGAAAGGATTTCATGTCGTGCCGAGCGCTAAAGCGGCGAATTTTACTATGAATCGAAAATCCATTCGCGATTTAGCTGCAAAATCCCTGAATTTAAGGACGGCAAAATATTCGTACGCTACTAGTTTAAATGAGCTAAAGCAAGCAGTACAAAATCTTGGAATTCCATGTGTCGTTAAACCACTGATGTCCTCTTCCGGAAAAGGGCAATCGGTTATACACACAGTCGAGGAAATTGAAAATGCCTGGACGGCGTCGCAAACGAAAGGAAGGGCAGGCGCGTCGGAAATTATTGTAGAGGAATTTATTCCGTTCGAATCTGAAATAACATTATTAACAGTAACTCAAAAATCCGGAAAGACTCTGTTTTGTCCCCCGATCGGCCATCGACAAGAAAGAGGGGATTACCAAGAAAGTTGGCAGCCCGCCGAAATTTCCGATTCGCAATTAAAAGTCGCCCAAGATATGGCCGCTAAAGTCACAAAAGAATTGGGCGGTTTTGGAATTTGGGGTGTGGAATTTTTTCTGACAAGGGGCGAAGTCTATTTCTCGGAGCTTTCTCCGCGTCCTCATGATACCGGAATGGTGACTCTTGCAGGAACTCAAACCTTTAACGAGTTCGAGCTACATTTGAGGGCTATTCTTGGTTTACCGATTCCAGAGATCGCTTTAGTTCGGAAAGGAGCAAGTGCCGTAATCCTTTCCGAAACAGATGGCAGCGTTCCGGTTGTAAGTGGATTGGATATCGCCGCCGAAATGCCGGACTCCGATTTTAGAATTTTCGGCAAACCGTTAACAAGAAAATACAGGAGAATGGGAGTCGCCTTAGCTTATTCGAACAAGGAAGAATCCATATCTTCATTGAGAAAAAGGGCGGTTCTGATAGCTTCCAAGATACGGGTGGAATAG
- a CDS encoding 1-acyl-sn-glycerol-3-phosphate acyltransferase has protein sequence MSEIENPEILYPNVAVFGGGPMGVFLSTVVSAKADRVFLWYGDRKKAERIQKERSAELLDDNVSLPNNVTVVYDTDFLSTGSWVIVSAVPSRLKENIIDSICASLSPNENHIILSFTKGIVSSSTRRKTGSITFSDYLLYTKDRLNISNLEYASVAGPNLLSEMSKDQHSFFSVASTGKRASFVLEELFSGSHNHTKTYDDIRAVEIIGVLKNPIAIACGIASGIPECGSNFEGELIRLGFAEILELLKALELSTESAMEFGLADLITTSTSRSSRNRAYGQRFVRKLISGEDEPNLLERLELFFNPKEFIQKEVIQSESHVEGAYSLSTILDLANENGVSLPLFTTLFEILTRKVSPTQIIRFVSKSTSDKIRTISKFAGKRSGLSLASGQEFQYALRRRVLRHINSQPGMADRILKQAGLQIKGLEKRYGEAIENKSGTDLAQLPKEIQLWKEANSAYETRGARDLEKIVEFYVSEIADDYRPFLRESLIHLVAPARFAIGGFKPGGGLPKIGGCVKEVKSLASRYDILYTPTHRSHLDSIEVAFGLRWLGLPVPRYAADKKVMGTPGLARVLKALGAYMVDRKRNRNLLYLDCLTQYSTMMLEAGIPTLVYPEGTRSRTGGIIPIKTGILSTSVEAFKHTGSEVLVVPIVLSYENVPEDIEFTGKEEHLSFKDFLFKRTEVFMDLCEPIPVSKYIHEDDPTLSISLEITRSWQAHHRILPNQLIAKLIMEEGGEIGLNDLRSLISETILSRKGNYLTKDVDEILNRGIKVLKGRGFISVDRDIVAAKDRELLEYYGNMVPDPT, from the coding sequence ATGAGCGAGATAGAAAATCCCGAAATCCTTTATCCAAATGTGGCAGTGTTTGGTGGAGGGCCGATGGGGGTTTTTCTATCTACCGTTGTTTCCGCAAAAGCAGATCGGGTCTTTTTGTGGTATGGGGATCGTAAAAAAGCGGAACGAATACAAAAAGAAAGATCAGCAGAACTTTTGGATGATAACGTATCTCTCCCGAATAATGTTACCGTGGTTTATGATACCGATTTTCTATCGACCGGATCGTGGGTTATCGTTTCCGCTGTCCCGTCTAGGCTGAAAGAAAACATAATCGACAGTATTTGCGCTTCCCTCTCTCCCAATGAAAATCATATAATTCTTTCTTTTACGAAGGGAATCGTTTCAAGTTCGACGCGACGGAAAACGGGGAGTATTACTTTTTCAGACTATTTACTTTATACAAAAGATAGACTGAATATTTCCAATCTTGAATACGCATCTGTAGCCGGACCTAATCTTCTTTCCGAAATGAGCAAAGATCAGCATAGTTTTTTTTCGGTTGCCTCGACAGGAAAAAGAGCTTCCTTTGTTCTGGAAGAATTATTCTCCGGTTCGCACAATCATACAAAAACTTACGACGATATACGTGCGGTTGAAATCATCGGCGTCTTAAAAAATCCTATTGCTATCGCTTGCGGTATTGCCAGCGGAATTCCCGAATGCGGAAGCAATTTTGAAGGCGAGTTAATTCGACTCGGATTCGCCGAAATTCTGGAATTATTGAAAGCATTGGAGCTTTCCACAGAATCGGCTATGGAATTTGGACTTGCCGATCTGATTACGACTTCGACGTCTCGCTCGAGCAGAAACCGAGCTTACGGCCAGAGATTCGTTCGTAAGCTGATATCCGGGGAAGATGAGCCGAATTTATTGGAGCGTCTAGAACTTTTTTTTAATCCGAAGGAGTTCATTCAAAAAGAGGTGATTCAAAGCGAGTCTCATGTGGAAGGTGCATATTCGCTATCCACAATTCTCGATTTAGCTAACGAGAACGGAGTATCGCTGCCGTTGTTCACGACGTTATTCGAAATCTTAACGAGAAAAGTTTCACCGACGCAAATCATTCGATTTGTATCGAAATCGACTAGTGACAAAATTCGGACGATCTCAAAATTTGCCGGCAAGCGCTCAGGTTTATCTTTAGCATCGGGTCAGGAGTTTCAATATGCCCTCAGGCGAAGAGTTCTCAGACATATAAACTCGCAGCCCGGAATGGCTGATCGTATTTTAAAACAAGCGGGTCTACAAATAAAAGGATTAGAAAAAAGATATGGCGAGGCTATTGAAAATAAATCAGGTACCGATTTGGCGCAACTTCCGAAAGAAATCCAACTTTGGAAAGAGGCCAATAGCGCCTACGAAACGAGAGGCGCTAGAGATTTAGAAAAGATCGTCGAATTTTACGTTTCGGAAATCGCCGATGATTACCGCCCATTTTTACGGGAGTCGCTTATACATTTGGTGGCTCCCGCTCGGTTTGCAATCGGAGGGTTTAAGCCTGGAGGAGGTCTTCCTAAGATCGGAGGATGTGTGAAAGAGGTTAAATCACTTGCATCCAGATATGATATTCTTTACACGCCGACTCATAGATCTCATTTGGATTCCATTGAAGTTGCGTTCGGGCTTAGATGGTTAGGATTACCTGTTCCAAGATATGCTGCGGATAAAAAAGTCATGGGAACACCAGGTCTGGCAAGAGTGTTAAAGGCACTCGGCGCCTATATGGTGGATAGGAAGAGAAATCGGAATCTTCTTTATTTGGATTGTTTGACTCAATATTCGACGATGATGCTGGAGGCTGGAATTCCAACATTAGTCTATCCTGAAGGAACTCGTTCTCGGACCGGCGGAATCATTCCTATAAAAACCGGAATTCTTTCCACATCCGTAGAGGCATTTAAGCATACCGGTAGCGAAGTTCTAGTAGTCCCCATCGTATTATCTTACGAGAATGTTCCGGAAGATATCGAATTTACCGGAAAGGAAGAGCATCTTTCGTTTAAGGATTTTTTGTTTAAGAGAACCGAAGTGTTTATGGATTTATGTGAACCGATTCCCGTTTCGAAATATATTCACGAAGACGATCCGACTTTATCCATATCGCTGGAAATTACGCGCTCATGGCAAGCGCATCATCGGATCCTACCTAATCAATTAATCGCTAAATTAATTATGGAAGAGGGTGGAGAGATCGGGTTGAATGATTTAAGGTCGCTTATTTCCGAGACGATTCTATCCCGTAAGGGAAATTATCTTACTAAGGATGTGGATGAAATTCTAAATCGTGGAATAAAAGTTTTGAAAGGCAGAGGTTTTATAAGCGTTGACCGGGATATTGTCGCAGCGAAAGATCGGGAACTTTTAGAATATTATGGAAATATGGTTCCCGATCCTACCTAA
- a CDS encoding LIC13411 family adhesin, whose translation MKIPFRLFPILLSFVFCFNCATYWSQRKNDLQDVFTAGVENPGYGLGVRVGPLAAGFVFQGGETEPGKKNLGTGYGIRGGSIGSYRSQQLIFGILGSDKFHALPKGIKAAPPVPKVPDVDVQAPEGGNANPGLLFPELPEEEGNNNENSEIDTLDERQKAKSFDIRYLKFYNIPVEERRKQKKEAFFRKYIENLDPDKKNEALQSFLAENPVNKDDYPKAFLFQLELYVGARYGIRIGFNVAELLDFLIGFTGLDILEDDI comes from the coding sequence ATGAAAATTCCTTTCCGATTATTTCCGATTTTATTGAGTTTCGTTTTCTGTTTCAATTGTGCAACATACTGGTCACAAAGAAAGAACGATCTTCAAGACGTATTCACTGCCGGGGTTGAAAACCCGGGTTATGGCCTCGGAGTGAGAGTCGGTCCTTTAGCTGCCGGATTCGTTTTTCAAGGAGGAGAAACGGAGCCGGGAAAGAAGAATTTAGGGACTGGATACGGAATCCGAGGAGGCAGCATCGGATCCTATCGTTCACAACAACTCATTTTCGGGATCTTAGGAAGCGATAAATTTCATGCGCTCCCTAAAGGAATTAAAGCTGCGCCTCCAGTTCCGAAAGTTCCCGATGTGGATGTGCAAGCTCCCGAGGGGGGTAACGCTAATCCAGGATTATTATTTCCGGAGCTCCCGGAAGAAGAGGGTAATAATAATGAGAACTCGGAAATCGATACTCTGGATGAAAGACAAAAAGCGAAAAGCTTCGATATTCGATATCTAAAGTTTTATAATATACCCGTAGAAGAAAGGCGAAAGCAAAAGAAAGAGGCGTTCTTTCGAAAGTACATAGAAAATCTGGATCCGGATAAAAAGAACGAAGCGCTTCAAAGCTTCTTAGCGGAAAACCCCGTTAATAAAGACGATTATCCAAAGGCATTTTTATTTCAATTAGAACTCTATGTAGGAGCTCGGTACGGAATTCGTATCGGATTTAACGTGGCTGAGTTATTGGATTTTCTGATCGGCTTTACGGGCTTAGATATATTAGAGGACGATATTTAA
- a CDS encoding LIC13410 family lipoprotein: MKKILSMILFVSTILFLGACSSEVKKSEPAYQPNSDLRTVEASMIKEGDKRLKAEALLGTPTVEQNTQDGSLLEWYLESTTYQKNSYKTLAEKPSRINDDTKFIRVVVDKKGVIKKYEYKL; encoded by the coding sequence ATGAAAAAAATTCTTTCCATGATCTTGTTTGTTTCAACGATTCTCTTTCTTGGCGCTTGCTCTTCCGAGGTAAAAAAAAGCGAACCGGCTTATCAACCAAATTCGGATCTTCGCACAGTAGAAGCTAGCATGATTAAAGAAGGCGATAAAAGGTTAAAAGCGGAAGCTTTACTGGGTACGCCGACTGTCGAGCAAAATACTCAAGACGGATCCCTTTTGGAATGGTATCTAGAATCGACTACTTATCAAAAGAATTCGTACAAGACTTTAGCCGAAAAACCTTCAAGAATTAACGACGATACCAAGTTCATTAGAGTGGTCGTCGATAAGAAAGGCGTTATCAAAAAATACGAATATAAACTTTAA
- a CDS encoding MarR family winged helix-turn-helix transcriptional regulator: MRENSLSLDRQICFPLYASSRVVTALYRPILEEFDLTYPQYIVLLVLWEEDGIPLKEIGDRLFLDSGTLTPLLKKMETQGLLTRERSSEDERSLVVKLTTKGRNLRKKAACIPERLFAESGLTQEKVTKLKRELDEFLILLTDKLGNSA, encoded by the coding sequence GTGAGAGAGAATTCGTTAAGTCTAGATCGGCAGATATGCTTTCCGCTCTACGCGTCCTCTAGGGTAGTGACGGCATTGTACCGTCCTATCTTGGAGGAATTCGATCTAACGTACCCGCAATATATAGTACTTCTGGTTTTGTGGGAAGAAGACGGAATACCGTTAAAAGAAATCGGCGATAGACTATTTTTAGATTCCGGTACGTTAACCCCGCTGCTAAAAAAAATGGAAACGCAGGGACTTTTGACGAGAGAACGTTCGAGTGAAGATGAGCGCTCACTTGTCGTAAAATTAACGACTAAGGGACGAAATCTTCGCAAAAAGGCAGCGTGCATTCCCGAAAGACTTTTTGCGGAGTCCGGACTTACTCAGGAAAAAGTGACTAAATTAAAGCGGGAGTTGGATGAGTTTCTGATATTACTCACCGATAAGCTGGGAAATTCCGCGTGA
- a CDS encoding glutathione peroxidase: MAQNLYELTATLNSGKEKKLEDYKGKVLLIVNTASECGFTPQYKGLQEMYDKYKSEGLEILGFPCDQFGHQEPGTDDEIQNFCQVNFGVQFPLFKKIEVNGDGAHPVFKYLKNEAPGLLGKAIKWNFTKFLIDKQGNVIKRFAPTTPPEKIDEKVKELLKK; the protein is encoded by the coding sequence ATGGCGCAGAATCTATACGAATTAACCGCTACTTTGAATAGCGGAAAAGAAAAGAAATTGGAAGACTATAAAGGAAAAGTACTTCTTATCGTCAATACGGCGAGTGAATGCGGTTTTACCCCGCAATACAAAGGTCTTCAAGAAATGTACGACAAGTATAAATCGGAAGGATTGGAAATTTTAGGTTTCCCTTGCGATCAATTCGGTCACCAAGAGCCCGGAACCGACGATGAAATTCAAAATTTCTGTCAGGTAAACTTCGGAGTCCAATTCCCTCTTTTCAAAAAAATAGAAGTAAATGGCGATGGGGCGCATCCTGTTTTCAAATATTTGAAGAATGAAGCTCCGGGACTTTTAGGAAAAGCAATCAAATGGAATTTCACCAAGTTTCTCATAGATAAGCAGGGCAATGTGATTAAACGTTTTGCCCCGACTACTCCTCCGGAAAAAATCGACGAGAAAGTGAAGGAACTCCTTAAAAAGTGA
- a CDS encoding outer membrane beta-barrel protein, with translation MNNLKVSIAICIFGFFVLGSSLYSEENQKVISSQDLKISEKKENVPSETKETDSNSSKELQVEVESEKKPSLTAKDIANLFPLKLGFFVDSYYNASFNRPNSKEASYTTQATRTNEFNINLAYLDANFETNKYRGRFAVQFGTSVAANYVGEGTTGKTSNEFSVRNMQEAYGGIKLGKSTWLDMGIYFGHLGYESWVSHDNFVYTRALSLDNVPYYVSGVRLSGKITDKLKYQLHLDNGYQVVTDNNKDVSGGFRLEWTPMKSLMFRWNTFMGNELPTPIPKEVRYYNNFIAEWKPSDTWIIASSFDVAYQRRADDRDLIYLPNGPAYLNRDSSAYRQLYVGNLWVAYRFLPEWRIGSRLERYVDREQMIVQTGTVHGFQTGGTTTTLDYIPNETFLVRFTYQYRLSRDSVYPREASMSRLDRQFIFSLSIKI, from the coding sequence ATGAACAATTTAAAAGTATCCATTGCGATCTGTATCTTCGGATTTTTCGTTCTCGGTTCTTCTCTTTATTCTGAGGAAAATCAGAAGGTTATTTCTTCGCAGGACTTAAAAATTTCAGAGAAAAAGGAAAATGTTCCGTCTGAAACGAAGGAGACGGATTCTAATTCTTCAAAGGAACTTCAAGTTGAAGTAGAATCTGAGAAGAAACCGTCTCTTACCGCGAAGGATATTGCAAATTTGTTTCCTTTGAAGTTAGGATTTTTCGTAGATAGTTACTACAATGCAAGCTTTAATCGGCCAAATTCCAAGGAAGCTTCGTACACTACTCAGGCAACGCGAACCAACGAATTCAACATCAATTTGGCGTATTTGGACGCTAATTTTGAAACGAATAAATATCGGGGACGGTTCGCCGTTCAGTTCGGAACTTCCGTAGCGGCGAATTACGTCGGGGAAGGAACAACAGGTAAAACGAGTAACGAATTTTCAGTTCGTAATATGCAAGAGGCCTACGGAGGTATCAAACTTGGTAAGTCCACGTGGTTGGATATGGGTATTTATTTTGGACACTTGGGATATGAATCCTGGGTCTCTCACGACAACTTTGTTTATACGAGAGCCCTTTCCTTAGATAACGTACCATATTACGTTTCCGGTGTTCGTTTAAGCGGAAAAATCACAGATAAATTGAAATACCAATTACACTTGGACAACGGCTATCAAGTCGTAACGGACAATAACAAGGACGTCTCCGGAGGATTTCGATTGGAGTGGACTCCAATGAAAAGCCTTATGTTTCGATGGAATACGTTTATGGGAAACGAGCTGCCGACCCCGATTCCAAAGGAAGTTCGTTATTATAATAATTTTATCGCGGAATGGAAACCTTCCGATACTTGGATAATCGCTTCGTCGTTCGACGTCGCATATCAGCGCAGAGCGGACGATCGCGACTTAATATATCTTCCCAACGGGCCGGCCTACTTAAATAGGGATAGTTCCGCTTATCGCCAACTATATGTCGGAAATCTTTGGGTGGCCTATCGATTTTTACCTGAATGGAGGATCGGCTCCCGTCTCGAAAGATATGTGGACCGGGAGCAGATGATCGTTCAAACCGGAACCGTACACGGTTTTCAAACCGGCGGGACGACGACGACTTTGGATTATATTCCGAACGAGACTTTTCTGGTTCGATTCACTTACCAGTATCGACTTTCGAGAGACTCAGTTTATCCCAGGGAAGCTAGTATGTCGAGACTGGACCGTCAATTTATATTCTCTCTATCCATCAAGATCTAA
- a CDS encoding monovalent cation:proton antiporter-2 (CPA2) family protein has protein sequence MEQQSILITAIILLATAVLCVPIFKKLGIGSIIGYVAGGILIGPYGIRLVTGGTEILHFAEFGVVLLLFLIGLELRPQTLWVLRKPVFGMGFAQVAITSCILTFLIEWTFHIGWVASSLLGLSLSLSSTAFALQSLAEKNQLTTAHGRSAFAILLFQDLAVIPVMAILPLAALNNSVTDHQVAFDSAKFGLALFAILLVVLGGRYLTRPLFRIIASSGNHEIFVALSLLLVLGVALAMEMVGLSMALGSFLGGVLLADSEYRHELEANLEPFKGLLLGLFFLAVGMSMNVNILAMDPFFIIGIAIGLMFVKGLILYIIGRFNNLNSESAINLSLNISQGGEFAFVILNVAVQFGILSKQISEYSIVVVTISMLLTPFFTILKEKLLDPYFNQEEEMPADVIDERNRVIIAGFGRVGQIIGRMLYVHKIGFTALEHNAEQVSAARKFGHKIYYGDASRLDLLVSAGAAQADILILAVQDMELSLKIAELVKKNFPNLQIIARARNRAHYFNLMDLGVETIRRDTFASSLEIGGEVLMELGFLPSEVEAILQKFRDYDEEMLLGQYKVRHNEKELIAFSKNAVKQLEEAFAADRLEKEAS, from the coding sequence ATGGAACAGCAGAGCATTTTAATCACGGCGATTATTTTATTAGCAACGGCGGTCCTTTGCGTTCCCATATTTAAGAAATTAGGAATCGGATCCATCATCGGTTACGTAGCCGGAGGAATTCTAATCGGTCCGTATGGAATAAGATTAGTAACCGGAGGAACGGAAATACTTCATTTTGCGGAGTTCGGAGTCGTCTTACTGCTTTTCTTAATCGGTTTGGAACTTCGCCCACAAACCCTCTGGGTCCTTCGAAAACCTGTTTTCGGGATGGGTTTTGCACAAGTCGCGATTACATCCTGTATATTAACTTTTTTGATAGAATGGACGTTTCATATCGGATGGGTAGCCTCTTCTCTTTTAGGCCTGAGTCTTTCGCTTTCTTCTACAGCATTTGCACTCCAATCTTTGGCCGAAAAAAATCAGTTAACGACTGCGCACGGTAGATCGGCCTTTGCCATCCTATTATTCCAGGATCTTGCCGTAATTCCCGTCATGGCGATCCTACCTCTCGCTGCACTGAATAATTCCGTTACAGACCATCAGGTCGCCTTTGACTCTGCTAAATTCGGTTTAGCCTTATTTGCAATTCTATTAGTCGTTTTGGGAGGCCGTTACCTGACGCGACCCTTATTTCGGATTATCGCTTCTTCCGGGAACCATGAGATTTTCGTAGCGCTTTCCCTTCTGCTCGTCTTAGGAGTCGCCTTAGCTATGGAAATGGTCGGTCTATCGATGGCTCTTGGATCGTTTTTGGGAGGTGTGCTTCTAGCCGACTCCGAATATCGTCACGAGCTGGAAGCTAACTTGGAGCCGTTTAAGGGATTACTTCTTGGCCTATTCTTCTTGGCCGTAGGTATGTCTATGAATGTAAATATACTAGCAATGGATCCTTTTTTTATAATAGGGATTGCAATCGGCTTAATGTTCGTCAAAGGCTTAATTCTATATATCATCGGTAGATTCAATAATTTAAATAGCGAATCAGCTATAAACTTATCGTTAAATATATCTCAGGGCGGGGAATTCGCTTTCGTTATTCTGAATGTAGCAGTTCAATTCGGAATTCTTAGTAAACAAATATCGGAATATTCCATCGTAGTCGTTACGATATCGATGCTTTTAACCCCGTTCTTTACGATTTTAAAAGAAAAGCTACTGGACCCTTATTTCAATCAGGAAGAGGAAATGCCCGCAGATGTAATCGACGAGAGAAATCGAGTCATCATCGCTGGGTTCGGTCGTGTCGGCCAAATCATCGGCAGGATGCTCTACGTGCATAAAATCGGATTCACCGCACTGGAGCATAATGCCGAGCAGGTTAGCGCCGCACGTAAATTCGGTCACAAAATCTATTACGGAGATGCAAGTCGATTGGATCTGCTAGTCTCGGCAGGAGCCGCCCAGGCTGATATTCTGATTCTGGCCGTGCAGGATATGGAATTATCCCTAAAGATTGCGGAACTCGTGAAGAAAAATTTCCCTAATCTCCAGATCATCGCTCGCGCAAGAAACAGAGCCCATTATTTTAATCTAATGGATCTGGGAGTGGAGACGATCCGTAGGGACACGTTTGCTTCGTCACTCGAGATAGGTGGGGAGGTCCTGATGGAACTGGGTTTCTTACCGTCGGAGGTGGAAGCGATTCTGCAGAAATTTAGAGATTACGACGAAGAAATGTTATTAGGACAATACAAAGTTCGCCATAATGAAAAAGAGCTCATCGCATTTTCTAAGAATGCGGTCAAGCAGTTGGAAGAAGCGTTTGCAGCCGATAGACTGGAAAAAGAAGCTTCCTAA